The genomic DNA CACGTGCCATCATTTACGCACGTACGCAGCTGGCTAAAAATATGCGTAAATAAGCTTTGTCTGCGCTttcgccaacaaaaaaaaacacacacacacagaaaggtAAGAAAAGGGTGTGTGTAAGGAAAAAGATAACTTCTTACACACATCCGCAACACAATTCATGCGCAGACTGGTGGGCAGTCCAGTATTGGTGGTGCCCTGCCAAGAGGAAATGGTGCGTAATGAGCTGCGTGCGTAAAATCCGCGAATCAAACCAATGGGAAAGGCAAGGATTATCCAATCAAACTTTGAGTGAGCCTTGTGTGCGTAAGCTTATTTGTTAGCAAAGGAAtgagtaagagagagagagagagagagacagagaaaaagagagagattgcgagaaagggggaaaaaatgatCGAGcactaaaacaaacacagctcGTCCCTTTAAACGGCGCCCCAAACCCACCCCGTTTTTCCAGCTAGTGGCCACACCGACAGGAAGGAAACAATCATACGCTTTTGTCGCTAATAAGACGAACAAAACGGCTTCAACAAATATGTGGCCGCAGCTTGCATAATCGGCAAACGAACAACAATgtgcaaaacgaaaacaaaacacagtcGGCCGGTCGGTGTCGTAGCGAATGGGTCAGCGATTTTacagtgcttttgtttttgtgtgtgcgagtgtgtgtgtgtgtgtgtgggaagttGGGAGGGGGTAAGGAGGTGGGCGTGAGTGGAGGGAGGTAAATTTGCTGCGAAAAACGTGCTGAGCCACTGAAACGTGCTGGGGCACATTTTCTTGTCCCGTGCGTGCACACGTGCACACATGTGCTTTCGGGAGGACGCCTGTACCGGGCGGGCCGATGTGCAGAAATAAGTGAAGCGAAATCCATCACAAtgacacacacaggcacacacacatcgttccttcggtagtggtggtggggaGGTGATGGAAGTGGCCCAAACGCAAACGTAACCGTTAGTAATCGGTATGTAAACAGAATGTGTCATTTTCACACCTGTGTCAAGTGGATTGATCGCGCGAACGAGTGAGACCGAGAGAgttgaagtttttgttttttcctgtaTGGACCTAGATCAATGCACAGGTCAGCGTTTGgtagggttgggttgggaggctcccccctcccccttttcgCCGGTTGTGCCTGGTACGTGACAAGTTTCACCAATTATGTCAGGCCCTTTTAACGCTTATGGGAGGACGCCCTGTGCGGCAGTCCTGTGTGTGTTATGAGGggcgttttttctttcgccgttTTTCGCCGGCCTCTACGAAAGGTGCTAATGGTTATGAACTGTCCACCACGCTGCTTGAGATGCGATCTTCTGTCCGTGTGTGGCTTTCGCAGGCTTTGTTTGAAGGGTTTGCACTGTACGCGAAAATAAACAGTGTTTccgctttttgtttttatacaCATATCTCCGATCGTTGGTTGGTCCGAGGGGTTGGTATTGATCTGTGTTTGTGCTGCATCGGTGCAAATTTATGGGAACAGATTGTTACGTGTGGGGTGATGGTATAAATAATGGGAATAAAGAGGGACTAATAAGAAAAGTCGATAATAAAAGCTGTAAAGAATTGCAGTCCTGGGTGATCGTCAGTTTAAGCAATTGAAAGTAACCATTTATCTTCATCCTAGGGTTAAGCTATTCAAAGTAATAAGTAATCATCGTGAACATGTTTATAGCAGGACATCAAATGTTTATAGCAGGCAAGCAAATTGTCTCTTTCCTAtcattgtgttgtgttttcaaAGATCTTTaaattgcaattaaaatcCTATTTAAAAACTTATTCGTGACGGTATTGCGGTATGCAATCAACGTTGGCAATCAACGTGAGTCAACCGTGCAGGGTTTAGGACGTTAGCACGCAAATTTAAAGCTACGTGTTTAAGCTATTATAGTATTAAGCATGTGGTAACAAAATACAATGTGATTTTGCCCTTCGAACTCTTTCACTTAGGGCTTCTAAAAGTCTTGATCCGACTGAATGATTAATTGGGACCTTTGCCATGGGTGTCATTAAAATCTTAGCCTTGGCGAtcagtttttccttctttactGTAAATCTTTAAGTGATCTTATTATTATATATATTCTATTCTGTTGGCCAAAATAACATCTATTAGTCACTGCTGAGCTCAGTCGGGACTCTATTCTATTGACCACCTACTCACCAAGAAAAAGGTATCTAAGGCTGCGTCTTAGATAAGGACACACGGGTTCTATGCAAATACAGATGCTCAGACCCACAGATCAAAGGTTCACAACGATAAAGCCTTGGTATTCTCCATCAGTTTCTGCGGCAATATGGCAATATataatgtttcgttttttccaGAAATAAAAGAACTTGTTAAACTACATGCGATTAAAAACGATCGTCAGGGCTGGGCTCTCAAATTCCAACTTCTTCCAAGCTTAGAGATACAGTTGGTAGTCCAAATAAAACTCGATCTGTGTTAGTCATAAAAAAAGTTGTTGGTCTCCATTTTGTAATCTCCAGCTACCACCACACAGTATTCACGAACATTCGTACGACATAACGATTACCTTTATCTTTAATCCTCCAAATAGCACGTTCCCACTACATGCCAATAACCCATACCacccgttccgttccgttgcaGGCTGCTGTTTACCGAGCTTCCGAAGCCGATCAGCGTCATTGCGAAGGTAGCACCGACGACCAGTTTGCGCCGCTCGCTGTACAACAGCTCCGCACACTTCCAGCGCGAGAAGTACGTCTTCGACGTGGTGCTTCCGATGTTCGATCGTTTCCAGCAGGCGCGCGGACTGCGCACGGCCAAAAGCTTCTCGCACTACCCGAGCGTGATCGTGTCCGAGTGCTGCGAGGGCTTCGAGTACATTCTGCAGCGCGATCTGATGGCGCAGGGCTACCGCAACTTCCCGCGCACCGAACCGCTCGCGTACGAGGacgtgctgctggtgctcaCCCATCTGGCCCAGTTCCATGCGATCTCGTTCGCGATGCAGCAACAGGCCCCGGACGCGTACGCCCAGATTGTGAATCAGCTGCACGAGACGATATTTGTACCGCCGCTGCACAGCTCGTTCGTGGACTTTTTGCAGCGCAAGGTGGACTACGCGATCGAGACGCTGCAGCGCAATCCGGAGACGGGTGATGGGGCGGTGGCCGAGCGGTTGTGCCGGTTTCGGGACGAGTACGGGCAGGCGATGGTGGACTGTGTACAGAACCGGGACGATACGGTCATCTGCCACGGAGACTGCTGGATCAGCAACATTCTCTATCGGCCAATGGTAAGCTAGCTAGCAAAGGTCAGCATACGAGTTCGGAGGATGAGTGTAACTTggtctgtttgttttgttttcggaaTGCTCTCCTGGCGTGTAGCCCACACAGCGTAACGGTATCGACGATGGGCACAACAACAATGGCTTCAAcaatcatcaccaccagccAGCGACCGCCAAAGAGCTCAAGTTTCTCGACTGGCAGGTGGCCCGCTGTGCTACGCCCGCCATTGACCTGTCCTACTTCATCTTCTGCTGTACCGACAGCGAGCTGCGCGAACGGCTGCCCGAGCTGCTGCGCAAGTATCACAGCGCCCTGATACGCCGCATGGATGAGCTGGGCACCATGAACGGGCGTGAGCTGTTCCCCTTCGAAAGGCTTCAGATGCACATGAAGAAGTACGCCCGATTTGGTTTCGGTAGGTCACACAAATTGTGCGAACTTTGTAAGTTTGACCCACAAACACTAACAATCCTGCTCTTGTTTTCTAGGCATGGCACTAATGACGCTTCATTCGACCTGCTGCGTGGAAAAGGATCTACCGAATGTGTCGGCCGCACTGGAAACGACCGAACTGGTCGATATCGATGAGCTCGCCAAGGATATGCTGTACAATCCGGCGTACATCAAGCGAATGTCGGGCGTTTGTCGGGATATGGTACGGCTCGGTTACCTGTAAACAGAGTCCGCCATGCCGCTTTCGGCGCAAGCACCTAAATCACGCCAAACCGGTGGAAAATCCTTCCAAATTTCCTGCCCCAATGCGCTTCGCCGGTCTGCGGCCCTATTGAACAGTGCTGGGAACCCAGAGGAGAACTGTTCAACTGCCTCCCGATGATGGTGACCCGATGGTGGGCTCGTCTAGGGATAGTTAATAGCTAGTACTTAAGTTAATCTAACCCGTCACGTGTTTATCCTATGCAGTATTCTGGGGCGCTTTGCGTACCACGTTGCGCCACTAACTACCATACGTGTTGCGATCGGCGCACAAaccaaccgaaaccgaaaccgaaacatatTACCAGATATGCACAGTATTGGCAATCGTATTTGCAATTGGCAGGCGCGGGTTGATGCAGAGTTGGCACCCGCTTTTCATGTGCGAATGTGTcctgcacaaacacaaatgGTAAGCGTAAGGAAAGAAGCTAAGCTAAGTTACCAGTAGACAAGGCGCGCAACGAAACTAAACATTACGAATCGTAATTGAAATTATTTCACAATCATCACATTTTAGTGATTGGCACAAAGATATTAGGACAGCTGTTAGCAGTAAGCGATACCGGCCAACCAACGGTGTCGGTTCACTTTTAattc from Anopheles stephensi strain Indian chromosome 2, UCI_ANSTEP_V1.0, whole genome shotgun sequence includes the following:
- the LOC118504499 gene encoding uncharacterized protein LOC118504499, with translation MSSSPPVHVVEAIHAFVAKMGIREPRLTVSSGSRNGDSYSGDVYRIVITPGSRDIEDFENNNNTNSSNRMHHSNHGATKPTTVDANGNEDGGELLDAGLLFTELPKPISVIAKVAPTTSLRRSLYNSSAHFQREKYVFDVVLPMFDRFQQARGLRTAKSFSHYPSVIVSECCEGFEYILQRDLMAQGYRNFPRTEPLAYEDVLLVLTHLAQFHAISFAMQQQAPDAYAQIVNQLHETIFVPPLHSSFVDFLQRKVDYAIETLQRNPETGDGAVAERLCRFRDEYGQAMVDCVQNRDDTVICHGDCWISNILYRPMPTQRNGIDDGHNNNGFNNHHHQPATAKELKFLDWQVARCATPAIDLSYFIFCCTDSELRERLPELLRKYHSALIRRMDELGTMNGRELFPFERLQMHMKKYARFGFGMALMTLHSTCCVEKDLPNVSAALETTELVDIDELAKDMLYNPAYIKRMSGVCRDMVRLGYL